A genomic region of Haliotis asinina isolate JCU_RB_2024 chromosome 1, JCU_Hal_asi_v2, whole genome shotgun sequence contains the following coding sequences:
- the LOC137293466 gene encoding PR domain zinc finger protein 14-like, with translation MESWRPTLVPRPPQFVGFQGLVPRSDVTGPEALPHCLPPIRPPVLSPRFHPDITNRLLLCPPVPPQNVFYFTQDDLDFALYGYTPSHNAPVPCSHALSGIKSNTMNSKYCFSGMDKMLTASGELTASVPFTGWRGYRSDPPVHDLPQELCLSQANIAGVPHFGVFCRKDMVKKGSKFGPFKGKIVNTSEIKTFDGNSFMWEIFKEGRLSHFIDGRGAAGNWMSYVNCARHVGEQNMHVFQEGDELFYEATRDICPGAELLVWYGEKYVQVMGIPVTMKEEVVEGELETPKETENTDGYQCERCGKVFAYKYYRDKHLKYTKCVDQGDRKFPCHLCSRSFEKRDRLRIHVLHVHEKHRPHKCAVCGKSFSQSSSLNKHMRVHSGERPYKCVYCSKSFTASSILRTHIRQHSGERPFKCKFCGKAFASHAAHDSHVRRTHAREKPFVCKACGQEFAHQFDLKIHLQSHIDSSRPVWSASPSDDTPVTMVPMATNP, from the exons TTTGGTCCCACGCAGTGACGTCACAGGACCCGAGGCTCTACCCCACTGCCTTCCCCCGATCAGGCCACCCGTGTTGTCCCCTAGGTTTCATCCCGACATCACCAATAGACTCCTGCTCTGTCCCCCTGTACCTCCCCAGAACGTCTTCTATTTCACGCAGGATGACCTTGACTTTGCCCTCTACGGGTATACACCTTCCCACAATGCACCAGTGCCGTGTTCGCATGCTCTCAGCGGTATCAAGTCCAACACAATGAACAGTaagtatt GCTTCAGTGGCATGGACAAGATGCTGACTGCATCAGGGGAGCTAACCGCGTCTGTTCCCTTCACCGGCTGGAGAGGTTATAGATCAGATCCCCCCGTTCACGACCTTCCTCAAG AGTTGTGCCTGTCTCAAGCCAACATAGCAGGAGTTCCTCATTTTGGAGTCTTCTGCCGGAAGGACATGGTCAAGAAGGGGTCAAAATTCGGACCATTCAAGGGCAAGATCGTCAACACCAGCGAGATCAAAACATTTGACGGAAACAGCTTTATGTGGGAG ATTTTTAAAGAAGGCCGACTCAGCCATTTTATTGACGGACGTGGCGCCGCTGGAAACTGGATGTCATATGTGAACTGCGCACGTCACGTTGGCGAGCAGAACATGCACGTGTTCCAAGAGGGAGACGAGTTGTTCTACGAGGCCACGAGAGATATCTGTCCGGGCGCAGAGCTGCTGGTATGGTACGGAGAGAAGTACGTGCAAGTgatgggcattccggtcaccaTGAAAGAGGAGGTCGTCGAGGGAGAGCTGGAGACTCCCAAAGAGACAGAAA ATACTGATGGGTACCAGTGCGAGCGGTGTGGGAAGGTATTCGCCTACAAATACTACCGGGACAAGCACCTCAAGTACACTAAGTGTGTGGACCAAGGCGACCGGAAGTTCCCCTGTCACCTGTGCAGCAG ATCGTTTGAGAAGCGTGATCGTCTGCGTATCCACGTGCTGCACGTGCATGAGAAGCACCGTCCCCACAAGTGTGCTGTGTGCGGCAAGAGTTTCAGTCAGAGCTCCAGtctcaacaaacacatgagG gtcCACAGCGGGGAGCGGCCGTACAAGTGTGTGTACTGCAGCAAGTCATTCACAGCCTCCTCCATACTGCGCACGCACATCCGTCAGCATTCCGGCGAAAGGCCATTCAAG TGTAAATTCTGTGGCAAGGCTTTCGCTTCACATGCCGCCCATGACAGTCACGTGAGACGCACGCATGCTCGTGAGAAGCCCTTCGTTTGTAAAGCATGTGGTCAGGAATTTGCTCATCAGTTTGATCTTAAAATCCATCTTCAATCACACATAG ATTCCTCGCGTCCTGTTTGGTCCGCTTCACCATCAGATGATACACCAGTCACCATGGTCCCCATGGCAACAAATCCTTGA